In one Streptomyces sp. NBC_01241 genomic region, the following are encoded:
- a CDS encoding mycoredoxin, whose protein sequence is MPGTVTMYSTTWCGYCRRLKGQMDREGIAYNEINIEQDPESAAFVEKANGGNQTVPTVLVVGSTGVEAVMTNPSLAQVKQALAV, encoded by the coding sequence ATGCCGGGCACTGTGACGATGTACAGCACCACGTGGTGCGGCTACTGCCGTCGGCTCAAGGGCCAGATGGACCGCGAGGGCATCGCGTACAACGAGATCAACATCGAGCAGGACCCGGAGTCCGCGGCCTTCGTCGAGAAGGCCAACGGGGGCAACCAGACCGTTCCCACCGTCCTGGTCGTCGGCTCCACCGGTGTCGAGGCCGTCATGACGAACCCGTCCCTGGCCCAGGTGAAGCAGGCACTCGCCGTCTGA
- the nudC gene encoding NAD(+) diphosphatase: MSTFDNATTDRPIGLTAPSGIDRAAHHRLDEAWLSAAWSHPTTRVFVVSGGQVLIDDTADGGTEIVMTPAFEAPVTETHRYFLGTDEDGISYFALQKDSLPGRMDQPARPAGLREAGLLLGPRDAGLMVHAVALENWQRLHRFCSRCGERTVIAAAGHIRRCPACGAEHYPRTDPAVIMLVTDDQDRALLGRQVHWPEGRFSTLAGFVEPGESIEQSVAREVFEEAGITVGEVEYIASQPWPFPSSLMLGFMARATSSEIDVDGEEIEEARWFSREDLTAAFESGEVMPPFGISIAARLIELWYGKPLPKPGTVG; the protein is encoded by the coding sequence GTGAGCACCTTCGACAACGCCACCACAGACCGGCCCATCGGTCTCACGGCGCCCAGCGGCATCGACCGGGCGGCGCACCACCGCCTCGACGAGGCCTGGCTGTCCGCCGCGTGGAGCCACCCGACCACCCGTGTGTTCGTCGTCTCCGGCGGGCAGGTGCTGATCGACGACACGGCCGACGGCGGTACGGAGATCGTCATGACCCCGGCCTTCGAGGCCCCGGTCACCGAGACCCACCGCTACTTCCTCGGCACGGACGAGGACGGCATCAGCTACTTCGCGCTCCAGAAGGACTCCCTGCCCGGCCGCATGGACCAGCCGGCCCGTCCGGCCGGCCTGCGCGAGGCCGGGCTGCTGCTCGGCCCCCGCGACGCCGGCCTGATGGTGCACGCGGTGGCTCTGGAGAACTGGCAGCGGCTGCACCGCTTCTGCTCGCGCTGCGGCGAACGCACGGTCATCGCGGCGGCCGGCCACATCCGCCGCTGCCCGGCCTGCGGTGCCGAGCACTACCCGCGTACCGACCCGGCGGTCATCATGCTGGTGACGGACGACCAGGACCGCGCGCTGCTGGGCCGCCAGGTGCACTGGCCCGAGGGCCGCTTCTCGACGCTCGCGGGCTTCGTCGAGCCGGGGGAGTCGATCGAGCAGTCCGTGGCCCGCGAGGTCTTCGAGGAGGCGGGCATCACCGTCGGCGAGGTCGAGTACATCGCCAGCCAGCCCTGGCCGTTCCCGTCCAGCCTGATGCTCGGTTTCATGGCACGCGCGACCTCGTCGGAGATCGACGTGGACGGCGAGGAGATCGAGGAGGCCCGCTGGTTCTCCCGCGAGGACCTGACGGCGGCCTTCGAGTCTGGCGAGGTCATGCCGCCGTTCGGCATCTCGATCGCGGCCCGCCTGATCGAGCTCTGGTACGGCAAGCCGCTCCCGAAGCCGGGCACGGTCGGCTGA